In Maridesulfovibrio sp., a single genomic region encodes these proteins:
- a CDS encoding NADH-quinone oxidoreductase subunit A, giving the protein MVFSWLQFAVFLFLIGGLLFAGGPLILSALVAPRAKGGDMGMPFECGMRPHGRAWNQFGISYYVYALLFLAFDVDVLYLFPVATWYPEADGLYAFIEVAGFLSVLAVAIIYFWKKGVFTWPRKIS; this is encoded by the coding sequence ATGGTTTTTTCCTGGCTGCAGTTTGCCGTCTTCCTGTTTCTCATAGGAGGGCTACTTTTTGCCGGTGGGCCGTTGATCCTGTCCGCTCTTGTGGCTCCCAGGGCCAAAGGCGGGGACATGGGCATGCCTTTTGAGTGCGGCATGCGTCCGCACGGCAGGGCATGGAATCAGTTCGGCATAAGCTATTACGTTTATGCTTTGCTGTTTCTGGCCTTTGATGTCGACGTTCTTTACCTCTTCCCGGTAGCCACCTGGTATCCGGAAGCTGACGGCCTCTACGCTTTTATAGAGGTTGCCGGCTTCCTGTCCGTTCTTGCTGTCGCAATCATCTACTTCTGGAAAAAAGGAGTGTTCACATGGCCCCGCAAGATTTCCTGA